One Paenibacillus sp. FSL W8-0186 genomic window carries:
- the serA gene encoding phosphoglycerate dehydrogenase — MFKVLVSDPISDLGIQQLMDASDVVVEKKTGLSEDELIQIIPDYDALLVRSQTKVTEKIMEAGTNLKVIGRAGVGVDNINLDAATKRGIIVINAPDGNTITTCEHAFAMMMALARHIPQAYAKTIQGTWDRKFLGVELRNKKLGVLGMGRIGSEVAKRAKAFGMDILGYDPFMTEERAEKLGVKLATVDEIVRNADFITVHTPLTPETKHMISRPQFDVMKKGMRIINCARGGVVDEQALVEAIDQGIVAGAAFDVFEQEPPAADHPFLNNPKIIVTPHLGASTVEAQENVAIDVSEQVLHILRNEPFKNAVNMPPVAASVMNKLQPFFELGEKIGAFAAQLNNQAVHEIHVEYAGDLAEVDTQPLTRYIIKGVLSRHFGNDVNIVNSVHLAKVRDIDVVVSQSSASKGFTNRISVTLKTEDGKDRRIAGTLLKEYGARIVRIDKFPVDIAPEGNLIFISHNDKPGIVGSVGTLLGKNDVNIASMQVGRKIIGGEAIMVLTVDKTVSKEVLDELMSLQELNTALQIEFKS, encoded by the coding sequence ATGTTCAAAGTACTAGTATCAGATCCCATCAGCGACCTCGGAATCCAGCAGTTGATGGACGCAAGCGACGTTGTAGTAGAGAAAAAGACGGGACTTTCGGAGGATGAACTCATCCAAATCATTCCGGACTACGACGCTCTGCTCGTACGCAGCCAAACGAAAGTTACTGAAAAGATTATGGAAGCCGGAACCAATCTGAAAGTGATCGGCCGCGCAGGCGTCGGTGTCGATAACATTAACCTGGATGCAGCGACCAAACGCGGTATTATCGTGATCAACGCCCCGGACGGCAACACAATTACGACATGCGAGCACGCTTTTGCGATGATGATGGCACTTGCCCGCCATATTCCGCAAGCTTACGCTAAGACGATCCAAGGAACCTGGGATCGCAAGTTCCTCGGCGTGGAGCTGCGCAATAAGAAGCTGGGTGTACTTGGCATGGGCCGTATCGGCAGCGAAGTCGCGAAACGCGCTAAGGCATTTGGCATGGATATCCTCGGATACGATCCGTTCATGACAGAGGAACGCGCCGAGAAACTGGGCGTGAAGCTGGCTACCGTCGATGAAATCGTACGGAACGCTGACTTCATCACAGTCCATACGCCGCTTACTCCTGAAACGAAGCACATGATTTCCCGTCCGCAGTTCGATGTGATGAAAAAAGGCATGCGCATCATTAACTGCGCCCGCGGCGGCGTAGTCGATGAGCAAGCATTGGTCGAAGCGATCGATCAAGGCATCGTTGCAGGTGCAGCCTTCGACGTATTCGAGCAGGAGCCGCCGGCAGCGGATCATCCATTCCTGAACAATCCGAAAATCATCGTTACTCCTCATTTGGGCGCATCAACAGTAGAGGCTCAAGAAAACGTAGCGATCGACGTATCGGAGCAAGTGCTGCACATTTTGCGCAATGAACCGTTCAAGAACGCAGTGAACATGCCTCCAGTCGCGGCAAGCGTGATGAACAAATTGCAGCCGTTTTTCGAGCTTGGCGAGAAAATCGGTGCCTTTGCTGCCCAGTTGAACAACCAGGCTGTACATGAAATTCATGTTGAATACGCCGGCGATTTAGCAGAGGTAGATACTCAACCACTTACGCGCTACATCATCAAGGGGGTATTGTCCCGCCATTTCGGCAACGATGTGAATATCGTCAACTCGGTGCATCTGGCCAAGGTACGTGATATCGATGTGGTTGTATCGCAATCCTCGGCTAGCAAAGGCTTTACGAACCGCATCAGCGTTACGCTGAAAACAGAAGACGGCAAAGATCGCCGCATCGCGGGCACTTTGCTGAAAGAATATGGCGCGCGGATCGTACGGATCGATAAGTTCCCGGTCGATATTGCTCCGGAAGGCAACTTGATCTTCATTTCTCATAATGATAAGCCTGGCATTGTCGGAAGCGTAGGCACCTTGCTCGGCAAAAATGATGTAAATATCGCTTCGATGCAAGTTGGACGTAAAATTATTGGCGGCGAGGCGATCATGGTGCTGACCGTCGACAAGACAGTTTCCAAAGAAGTGCTTGATGAACTAATGAGCCTGCAAGAGCTGAACACGGCTCTGCAAATCGAATTTAAATCATAA